One window of Anaeromyxobacter diazotrophicus genomic DNA carries:
- a CDS encoding sigma-54 interaction domain-containing protein — translation MPIAASTSRAQLEALRELSEAIIRCSQEAISIADAQGNTILVNPAYTRLMGLEEAQVIGRPVTADIAEGESVHLRVLRTRQAIRGARLRVGPHAREVIVNAAPLLVGGELRGSVGVIHEVSEIRRLSDELASAKQLLRKLDPRRSFDEIVGDGPAISRTKELARRAAATPATVLLLGESGTGKELFAHAIHGASDRRDGPLVRVNCAAIPEGLLESSLFGYQGGAFTGARAHGQKGHFEEADGGTLFLDEIAEAPLALQAKLLRALQEREILRVGSSKPVRVDVRLIAATNADLEAAIDRGTFRQDLFYRLSVMPIRVPSLRERREDLLPLSRALLARICAEYRVAPVELAPDALALLATSPWRGNVRELENVLRRGLIDKPPDAGVLCAADLALEDLGAGPEDGDAAPGRPRGLPELRAAWERQLLRAQLARHGGNREATARALGITVRNLYYKLKRHRLG, via the coding sequence GCGATCTCCATCGCCGACGCGCAGGGGAACACGATCCTCGTGAACCCGGCCTACACGCGGCTCATGGGGCTCGAGGAGGCGCAGGTGATCGGCCGTCCGGTCACCGCCGACATCGCCGAGGGCGAGAGCGTGCACCTGCGCGTGCTGCGCACGCGCCAGGCGATCCGGGGGGCGCGCCTCCGGGTCGGCCCGCACGCGCGGGAGGTGATCGTCAACGCCGCGCCGCTGCTGGTGGGGGGCGAGCTGCGGGGGAGCGTGGGCGTCATCCACGAGGTCTCCGAGATCCGGCGGCTCTCCGACGAGCTCGCCTCGGCGAAGCAGCTCTTGCGCAAGCTCGACCCGCGCCGCTCGTTCGACGAGATCGTCGGCGACGGCCCGGCCATCTCCCGCACCAAGGAGCTGGCGCGGAGGGCGGCCGCGACCCCGGCCACCGTGCTCCTGCTCGGCGAGAGCGGGACGGGCAAGGAGCTCTTCGCCCACGCCATCCACGGCGCGAGCGACCGGCGCGACGGACCCCTCGTCCGCGTGAACTGCGCGGCCATCCCCGAGGGGCTCCTCGAGTCCTCGCTGTTCGGCTACCAGGGCGGCGCCTTCACCGGCGCGCGCGCCCACGGGCAGAAGGGGCACTTCGAGGAGGCGGACGGCGGCACCTTGTTCCTCGACGAGATCGCGGAGGCGCCGCTGGCGCTGCAGGCGAAGCTCCTGCGCGCGCTGCAGGAGCGGGAGATCCTGCGGGTCGGGAGCAGCAAGCCGGTGCGGGTGGACGTGCGGCTCATCGCCGCCACCAACGCGGACCTGGAGGCCGCCATCGACCGGGGGACGTTCCGGCAGGACCTCTTCTACCGCCTGAGCGTGATGCCCATCCGCGTGCCGAGCCTGCGGGAGCGCCGGGAGGACCTCCTGCCCCTCTCGCGCGCGCTGCTGGCGCGGATCTGCGCCGAGTACCGGGTGGCGCCGGTGGAGCTGGCGCCGGACGCCCTCGCCCTGCTCGCCACCTCGCCCTGGAGAGGGAACGTCCGCGAGCTCGAGAACGTCCTGCGCCGCGGGCTCATCGACAAGCCGCCCGACGCCGGCGTGCTCTGCGCGGCCGACCTCGCGCTCGAGGATCTGGGCGCCGGGCCGGAGGACGGCGACGCCGCCCCCGGGAGGCCGCGCGGGCTGCCGGAGCTGCGGGCCGCCTGGGAGCGGCAGCTCCTGCGCGCGCAGCTCGCGCGGCACGGCGGCAACCGCGAGGCGACGGCGCGGGCGCTCGGGATCACCGTCCGGAACCTCTACTACAAGCTGAAGCGGCACCGGCTCGGCTGA
- a CDS encoding metallophosphoesterase, which yields MAARYLVLSDVHFGTPESSINDPRTSQALARHLATRAPYEEIVLTGDLLDVNLSTLTQALEGGAWRDLRAPLLGFRDFLAMLDRAMRELGSPRGLADLAARWVYVPGNHDYKIWDLLATQVACQEVLARGDRMGSVQTPLLKHAWPGDASFLAGVFASFGVKDRVHVTYPNHEVSFGPHGTMLFTHGHYLDPSQTRGNDLSEQLRGVTDPAELQRTVRRIVIETAQYQTVANAVSFTRGTSRLISVLVGPGGWANKLRKVASTLGGWLTRLFFRREASLRGKAITPHQLENVEWYLERFCGCDPIPRWFVFGHTHRQGRGRTRRHGLEVFNAGSFYPDDGLPVTFLEVEADAAGAPAVALMCVDEAGTVRPS from the coding sequence ATGGCCGCTCGGTACCTCGTGCTCAGCGACGTGCACTTCGGGACGCCCGAGAGCTCGATCAACGATCCGCGCACGAGCCAGGCGCTCGCCCGCCACCTGGCCACGCGCGCGCCCTACGAGGAGATCGTCCTCACCGGCGACCTCCTCGACGTGAACCTCTCCACGCTGACGCAGGCCCTCGAGGGCGGCGCGTGGCGCGATCTGCGCGCGCCGCTGCTCGGGTTCCGGGACTTCCTCGCGATGCTCGATCGGGCGATGCGGGAGCTGGGGTCGCCGCGCGGCCTCGCCGACCTGGCGGCGCGCTGGGTCTACGTGCCCGGCAACCACGACTACAAGATCTGGGACCTGCTCGCGACCCAGGTCGCCTGCCAGGAGGTCCTCGCCCGCGGCGACCGGATGGGCTCGGTGCAGACTCCGCTGCTGAAGCACGCGTGGCCGGGGGACGCGTCCTTCCTGGCGGGGGTGTTCGCGTCGTTCGGCGTGAAGGACCGCGTCCACGTCACCTACCCCAACCACGAGGTGTCGTTCGGGCCGCACGGGACCATGCTCTTCACGCACGGCCACTACCTCGACCCCTCGCAGACCCGCGGGAACGACCTCTCGGAGCAGCTGCGCGGCGTGACCGATCCCGCCGAGCTGCAGCGCACGGTGCGCCGCATCGTCATCGAGACGGCGCAGTACCAGACGGTCGCGAACGCCGTGTCGTTCACGCGCGGCACGAGCCGGCTCATCAGCGTGCTGGTCGGCCCCGGCGGGTGGGCGAACAAGCTCCGCAAGGTGGCCAGCACGCTCGGCGGGTGGCTCACCCGGCTGTTCTTCCGGCGCGAGGCCTCGCTGCGCGGGAAGGCCATCACTCCGCATCAGCTCGAGAACGTCGAGTGGTACCTGGAGCGGTTCTGCGGCTGCGACCCCATCCCGCGCTGGTTCGTGTTCGGGCACACCCACCGGCAGGGAAGGGGCCGGACGCGGCGCCACGGCCTCGAGGTGTTCAACGCGGGGTCGTTCTACCCGGATGACGGCCTGCCGGTGACCTTCCTCGAGGTGGAGGCAGACGCCGCGGGCGCGCCCGCCGTCGCGCTCATGTGCGTGGACGAGGCGGGGACGGTGCGGCCGAGCTGA
- a CDS encoding NTP/NDP exchange transporter: MSGARVPPEGDAAGAPARAGLLRRAVDVRAGELGALALSFAYFFALLCGYYVLRPIRDEMGISRGVDKLPVLFTGTFVAMAVASPLFGWLASRWPRHRLITWAYHFFALDLVLFCALWKLELGKGWVPFAFYVWAAVYNLFVTSVFWSFMTDVFTSEQGKRLFGFISAGGGLGALAGPLVTSWLARPLGGANLLLASALLLEVSVACVVLLERWARAGAARRGAAATADREQAVGGTVWSGIRPVLASPYLLASALYILLLTVANTFLYFQQAHLVAAATSDRGARTALFARIDLVVNVCTLLLQTLVTGQVLKRLGVAVGLGIAPALTAAGYAVLGVSPALVVLAPFQGLRRAAQYAILRPSRELLFTVVSREERYKSKNFIDTVVFRGGDMLSGWLYAGLAGLGLGVAGTSWVSVPLSLVWLALGVYLGREQRRRAGAAG; encoded by the coding sequence TTGAGCGGCGCCCGCGTGCCGCCGGAGGGCGACGCCGCCGGGGCGCCCGCGCGCGCCGGCCTCCTCCGGCGCGCCGTCGACGTGCGCGCCGGCGAGCTCGGCGCGCTCGCGCTCTCGTTCGCCTACTTCTTCGCCCTGCTGTGCGGGTACTACGTGCTGCGGCCGATCCGCGACGAGATGGGGATCTCGCGCGGGGTCGACAAGCTGCCGGTGCTCTTCACCGGGACCTTCGTCGCGATGGCGGTGGCCTCGCCGCTCTTCGGGTGGCTGGCGTCGCGCTGGCCGCGGCACCGGCTCATCACCTGGGCCTACCACTTCTTCGCGCTCGACCTCGTCCTCTTCTGCGCGCTCTGGAAGCTGGAGCTGGGCAAGGGCTGGGTGCCGTTCGCGTTCTACGTCTGGGCCGCCGTCTACAACCTGTTCGTCACCTCCGTCTTCTGGAGCTTCATGACGGACGTGTTCACGAGCGAGCAGGGGAAGCGGCTCTTCGGCTTCATCTCCGCCGGTGGCGGGCTCGGCGCGCTCGCCGGCCCGCTCGTCACCTCCTGGCTGGCGAGGCCGCTCGGCGGCGCGAACCTCCTGCTCGCCTCGGCGCTGCTGCTCGAGGTGTCGGTCGCCTGCGTCGTCCTGCTCGAGCGCTGGGCGCGGGCCGGCGCGGCCCGGCGCGGCGCCGCCGCGACCGCCGACCGCGAGCAGGCGGTGGGCGGGACGGTGTGGAGCGGCATCCGGCCGGTGCTCGCCTCGCCGTACCTGCTCGCCTCCGCGCTCTACATCCTGCTGCTCACGGTCGCGAACACCTTCCTCTACTTCCAGCAGGCGCACCTGGTGGCGGCGGCGACGAGCGACCGCGGCGCCAGGACCGCGCTCTTCGCCCGCATCGACCTCGTCGTCAACGTCTGCACGCTGCTCCTGCAGACGCTCGTCACCGGCCAGGTGCTGAAGCGGCTCGGCGTGGCGGTGGGGCTGGGGATCGCGCCGGCCCTCACCGCCGCCGGGTACGCGGTGCTGGGCGTCTCGCCGGCGCTGGTCGTCCTGGCGCCGTTCCAGGGGCTCCGGCGCGCGGCCCAGTACGCCATCCTGCGCCCCTCGCGCGAGCTCCTCTTCACGGTCGTCAGCCGGGAGGAGCGCTACAAGTCGAAGAACTTCATCGACACGGTGGTGTTCCGCGGCGGCGACATGCTGAGCGGCTGGCTCTACGCGGGGCTGGCGGGCCTGGGGCTGGGCGTCGCCGGCACCTCGTGGGTGAGCGTGCCGCTCAGCCTGGTCTGGCTCGCGCTCGGGGTGTACCTCGGCCGCGAGCAGCGGCGGCGCGCTGGGGCGGCGGGGTAG
- a CDS encoding NADP-dependent oxidoreductase, translating to MLAVALLAAAAAGCQHEAQAVRPGGAPAAAPALPARMKAARIASYGHPDAIAVTEVDVPAPGPGQVLLEVHASSLNPVDTYIREGSRQQRFPLSLPVTLGYDVAGVVKRLGAGVGSLRVGDEVYGQAAVTTGGSGAFAEYAVAPAARLARKPRNVGFTDAASLPLVGVSALQAVVEYLKVLPGQKVLVHGGGGGIGSVAIQIAKNAGAHVATTATGGGLAFAKELGADEVIDYRSQRFDELLSGYDAAFDTVGGDTWARSFKVLRRGGILVSMTHPPPSDLPERYGVTAVDENTRMDTASLETLARLVEAGIVTPHVDRAYPLDRVREAFEDKERGGGAVRGKIAIVVIP from the coding sequence GTGCTCGCGGTCGCGCTGCTCGCCGCGGCGGCGGCCGGCTGTCAGCACGAGGCGCAGGCCGTGCGGCCCGGCGGCGCTCCCGCCGCGGCGCCGGCGCTGCCCGCGCGCATGAAGGCGGCGCGGATCGCGAGCTACGGGCACCCCGACGCCATCGCGGTGACCGAGGTGGACGTCCCCGCGCCGGGGCCGGGGCAGGTCCTGCTCGAGGTGCACGCGTCGAGCCTCAACCCGGTGGACACCTACATCCGCGAGGGCTCGCGGCAGCAGCGCTTCCCGCTCAGCCTGCCGGTGACCCTCGGGTACGACGTGGCCGGGGTGGTGAAGCGGCTCGGCGCGGGGGTCGGCTCCCTGCGGGTCGGCGACGAGGTGTACGGGCAGGCGGCCGTCACCACCGGCGGCTCGGGCGCCTTCGCGGAGTACGCGGTCGCGCCCGCCGCGCGCCTCGCGCGGAAGCCGCGGAACGTCGGCTTCACCGACGCGGCCTCGCTGCCGCTCGTCGGCGTGAGCGCGCTCCAGGCGGTGGTCGAGTACCTGAAGGTGCTGCCGGGTCAGAAGGTCCTCGTCCACGGCGGCGGCGGCGGCATCGGGAGCGTCGCGATCCAGATCGCGAAGAACGCCGGCGCGCACGTCGCCACCACCGCGACCGGCGGCGGCCTCGCCTTCGCGAAGGAGCTCGGGGCGGACGAGGTGATCGACTACCGCAGCCAGCGGTTCGACGAGCTGCTCTCCGGGTACGACGCCGCCTTCGACACCGTCGGCGGCGACACCTGGGCGCGCTCGTTCAAGGTGCTGCGGCGCGGCGGGATCCTCGTCTCGATGACGCACCCGCCGCCGAGCGACCTCCCGGAGCGCTACGGCGTGACCGCCGTGGACGAGAACACCCGGATGGACACGGCGTCGCTCGAGACGCTCGCCCGCCTGGTCGAGGCCGGCATCGTGACGCCGCACGTCGACCGCGCCTACCCGCTCGATCGCGTCCGGGAGGCGTTCGAGGACAAGGAGCGCGGCGGCGGCGCGGTGCGCGGCAAGATCGCGATCGTCGTGATCCCTTGA